The Syngnathus scovelli strain Florida chromosome 11, RoL_Ssco_1.2, whole genome shotgun sequence region TTGCCCACAAGAGGTCGCAAATGTTTCAAGTTACTTACAGATGAAAATAATGAGACAAGTTAGAAATGACTGGCAGTTCAAACAATCGTTGTAAATCTTATTTCTGCTGCACACCGGTATCACACACAGCTCCTTTTACTGAGATTCCCTACCAGATATTCTTCAGTTCCATAGATGGAGACAAACTTCTCATCATCCTCTAACTCTCTCGCCGCTCCAAAGTCAGTCAGCTTATAGACCGACTTGCCGTCCTCGCCCGTCTGCCGCATTATGTTGCCGGGTTTGATGTCCCGATGCACCACGCCGTTCTCACGTAGGTGGTTCATTCCCTGCACTAAAATAGAATGGGAAGGGGCACTAAAGGGACAAAGGATCCCGTGTACATTGAATGACATGTCAACTTTCACCTACCAACACATTGCAATACAGTGAGAAACTCCGTCTCAGACAAGCCAAAAGCATTTTCTGGCTCTTCAAGCAGGTTGAGCAAACTTCCCCCTGAGCAAAATTCCATGACAAGGACCTTCTGTTTGGATGGCAGCTGCAAAAGAGAACAACTCCATTTGGTATTTCATGTTTAACTTCTCCAGTTTTCACAACATTCGATTACATGTCCCTGCATGAAAGGGGAGCCATACCTCCTCCACAGCGTACAGCTTGACAATGTTCTTGTGGTTGAGCTTCCTCAGCATGTCAAACTCTCTCATCTGGACCTCGGGTGTGCGATTGTAGCTCGCCAAGTTGAACACCTTGACGGCTACCAACTCACCCGTCCGCTAAACAAATGACATCATACACACAATAATAACAAAAGGCCAAAAGAGATACGGAGATGAGGTCAACAAACACgtgtattgaaaaaaaacaagaggctACCTTATTTCGAGCCTTGTAGACGCAGGCAGTCGCCCCTTGACCCAGGACATCCTGTAAGGACCACAGGTAGCTAGGGGTGCTTGCTGTCATCTCTCTGACATGGCAGCATAaagtaaacataaaaaaaatagacacaaGTTAGTTACTTAATCGGTACAGTGAATACAAAAGATAGTTTAGGAGTTTAGGAAGAGTGATTTCTCTTAGACATGAGAAAATGTCAACCAGAACAACTCATTTCAATTCCATGATCTTTATTAGCTTAGCAGGAATGGCAGATTCTATTTATATTGTACAGCTCAGTAGTGTCAGCAGTCGTCCGTCTCCGAAAAGTGCTTGTAAATCGATATGGACTAAAAACATCCGTTGAAGAATAAACCACACCTGAATGGTTGAATGTCTAGGCTGGCTGCTGCTGCGGAATTTTCTTTCCTTCGTTTATGAGCAAAACGTTTAGTATTTTTATCTCAAAGCGGTTTTGATAAGCACATTTCACTGTTTCGACTCTCGGAGGAAGTGTCTGCTCACTGCTATGGTTCGGTTTTGATTGCGGAAATGAAGCTGATTATGTTAACGTCAACTATTTCAAACAAGCGACACAATGTCCAAATGTTTGTTCTAagcgaaaaaaaatctgataatgTGGACTTTCGAGAAAACAGATGTAAAGATTAAACAATTTATTTCGCGAGAGAAAATAGCTCGCCCCAAGGGTCACGTGACTACGTCGCTTCTGTATTGACTTTTTGTGATAGAAAAAAGGGAAATCACAATATTTGCAATACCAATATTAAAACATGCAATGTGTTTTAAAATAGCTTATTTGAAAtcacttttgtttattttcaaataattaaactACTACAACAATATCCCCTAAACGCTGGAGTCGGGCAAGGTGGCTTCTGGGAGTTGTAGTTAAAGTGCTCAATGTTCATTTAACAGCACTGGGGGTTGTTTTATACTGTACAGActactactaaaaaaaaaaaaaatcagtttgaacACAAAGACAATACTAGTCCAAATTCATAGCAagcaatgtttatttaaaaaaagttctACAACAATAACTACACATAGAATTATATAAGGCCTATTTGATTAAACCACCATTGATATTACTGTACAATATTGTACCAAAAAACAAGAGTGTACCTCTGTAATGTACAACATTGTATATACAAAGTACATCTGAACACAGGATTCTCCAGTAATACAAAGACgactataaataaatttgaaattacagtctctttctctcttttttagCTGTTTCCAAATGGACACAAATGCATAATCTGGTAAGTCAACTGCACACAATTAGTCCACACGCAAAGCCAACTTTGTTCAAGTGCATGACTGATTCGAGACCAGACAAATGCACCAACCACCCACatccatgtttgtgtgtgtgcacaagcaTGCAATCACATTTCCTCCAGTTGTTTCGATGAGGTAAGAGCAACAAAAATACACAGTAATACACAATCATGATAGAGTtatagaaaacaaaacaaaaagtgtaATTCAATGCATGGGAGAGCGTGATGCAGTGTCTGATAtgcagaaaaatatttttaccaTTTTATGAATTCATATCCTCATCTAATTTACATACTTGTGGAAAGATACATTTATTTGGTGCTACTCCCTGTAATAAAAAACGGGTTCTTTGGCCACCTTTATAAGTTCTGTGATTGTTTAGCCAAAGGTTTTGTGGCACTATTGCAAAATTCTAAAACACGGGTGACAACAAATATTTGCCTTGGCCATCCTCTTGTAATGAACTCGTCCACCCATCATGCTCTCATCGcggcacacacaagcacacgacCAGACAGCAACAAGGCTCCACATTTGAGCATAAAATTGTAACAGTGAAGAAGTCACAACAAAACAGTGCCTAACAAGAAATTGGATGAAGTGGTTGGTTGTGCTCAAAACACAAAAGCCCTCAGCACCAAGGTTCCAGTTGCCCTATTGATTAACATACATAAACATTAGAagaattcaactttttttttttttttttttactgctgtgTGAAGTATAATTATATGAGcacgctgtctttttttttttttttaagttatcaTCTTGCTGGCATTACACAGATACATAAAACGATGTCAGCCATCGAGTTGTAAGCTGCTGTCAAATGGCCACAGCATGCAACCTGAAAGGTGTTTAGCTGCcacaaaacaccacacacacatctgtGGAGAACATGTGTGTATACAGTCCAACattacaaagaagaaaaaaaaaaaatgctggcttTCAGTGGTCCCCTACACATAGAAGAAGAGCTGCAGGAGAAAAGCAGCATAATGCCTCAAACTACCAGCGTTTCATTATTCTTATTGCTTTATTTAGGGCTGAGGAACCATTTTATTAACAGTGGCCGTCTCTGACAGCCGTATTAaattcatgaaaaaaataatgcagtcaagcaaatgtttattattatatactGGATATTTATGGTTTCAACGTTTTTGGGATTTTTATACAAGTTTTACTGAGAATTCATTTGTTATTTGCAGTTCCCCACCCCTAAATTTGTATTTCTTTAGGCTACATTTTATTAGACCAATATAGCATTCGTGCTGATATTTGGCCCAGTCTTTAAATACAGTTCATCTCCAGTCTTCCACGTGTGAAGCAGCAAGACAGTGTTTCATTTCAAGAGCGCTTAAAACTTTTCACAGTCTCGTCTTAGGAATCAAACAATTCCTTCGGATCGTTACGGGGTCTTAAAAAGTATTCAAGAAAAAAGCAACACTTTTTCTTCCTCATGTGAGCGCGTTTGACCTGTTCCCTTTTAAAAGATTTGAAAATCCTCTGCGTGCTGCCATCATTGACAAGATGTCTGTCATGCAACCATGTGCCGCTGGAAAATGGATTGTGTGTTGTGGCTTAGCAAGTATCTACTGTATCTATAACAAACTAAGTGCTTCCGACCTGCTGGTTTAAGCGTTAGTATCAGATTCCAATTGGAGCAAAGAGGTGCTAAGCCGGGCAGGATTTATCATTAGATTGGGAtgaaggaggtggaggaggcgcATGAGGaagggaatgcgagtgccccggTGGCGGCGGTGTAGGTGGCACGGTGGATGTCGGGGAACCCATGGCGGGACTGCCACTCCCCCCGCCGCTTTTCGGGAACACCACCGGCTTGGGCCTCGTCGCCGGCGGGCGCAGCTCTCTAAAGGAAGGAACCGACGAGGAGAGCGAGGAAGAGGACAGGGAAGGCGACGTGGCGGAGGGAAGGGGGGTCCTCGGCTGGCTTTTGGTAGCTCGGAAGGAGGAGGGCACGTCGCTGGCCGAGGAGGCGCTACGCTGGAGTGGGTGGGCGTGTGAGGAGCCTCCCTCGCTGTCCCGCAGCAAGCGGGAGTGGAGCGGGCTGGAGGGTTCCGACGCCCCTCCTCCACCACCGCTCACACCTTTCAGCTGCTCCAGTGTGTCGAGAACCACATCAGGAGTGTGTTTGGAGCTACTCTGTCGTTCCAACTCCCTCAGCTCATTCAGAGCGCAACTCATGGCTGCCTCGATGTCCTGCAATACAAGAGAGAAGCATTAAGTGAATTTAGAAGCGGCTGTAATTTATCATCCAAAGTTATTGTGcgtcacttgttgctaggcagaatttgtCAATTATTTCCAGCcctttaaaaaaaggaggataTGCCAGTACTGAGCCAATCACATAGTAATAGTTATCAGTTAAAGTTTCTAACCAATAATTTTTTAATACCTGTGAGCTGTGATCCACCTGAGCTATGACCTCAGGTTCCAGAGGTCTATGGTTGCTGAAGCTCTTGGAGCGTCCTGCCGGAGTTGACTTGCGCAGTTGAGGGCTTTCCACCTAAGTCATCATAAACATATTATGAATGTAGCAAGTCACTGGCTTGATCATTTTGAATCTCCAAGTCACAGTACCTTGGTCTTCAGTGAGGAATGGCGTGTGATAGAATTGAGGATGCTGTGAGCACTAACTGGCCGTTTCTCCGCAGACTCCTTCACCAGAGCGCTGCCTACAGGAAGCGATGCGGTCCTGACCCCTCCCACACCACCTCCACTGGCCCCTGGACTATCGCTGTCTGAGCTCCGAAATGTTCTTCTGATGCTCCCGGACTCGGGACGTTTCCTCATCCTGAATGAGATCATTATTACGTAACCTTTCTATCTTAATGACAAATCAGATTTTTTGAATTCATTTTGTAACTTTGTCTGtgaacaataaatacaaataaaatgttttggtaCAACTCACTTGTTGAGGTTGGCCAGGTAGATATCAGCCACATGGGCACCAGTAGGAGATGCAGCGCTGCCTCTAGTGGAAACCCTTTCCTCCAGTTGGTCCCTGGTGTCCACATCCGATTTTGGGCTTCCACGTCCGCCATCAGTCCTAAAATAATCAAGTCTGAGATGTTCCCCTTTTTCCACTTTGAATGAATATTCAATACATGACTTCATATTGCTGACTAGCTACAAATGGAATCTCCCTCTGAGGCAGGTTGTCAACACTGTACGTTGTCATCTTACATGTCGTGGACCACAATATACTGATGTGGCACCAATCCATCCACTCCGTTGTGTCGCCCCTCCCACCAGTCATCGGACGCTCGCTGATACAGAAGCAATGATGCGCCCTTCTTGAACGACAGCTCGCGACTGGTCCGGCCGGAATAGTCGAAACGAGCAATGGCTTCAACTGGGTCGGACTCTGAAACAGCCAAGGTGCCTGATGTTGAGAGGATGGCGGATAGAGACAGGAAGCGATAGAGTGGGTGATGCAAAAAagacagagagagggagggagggaagccaGAGCGATGTCGAGCAGGTTAGTGCTTCTGTTTGCAAAAAATACACAAAGCAGCATAATCAAGCAGCAGAATGTGAGCTGGTTCAAAAGCTTTCAGCCACAAAAGAGCTTGAGAAGATATCATAAGAGGAGCAATCTGATGACGTTTCTTGGGAGTACGTACCATCTTCGCTGTTGCGACCAACGGACACATTGTCGGGCGCCGGCTCTTGCACAAGTGGGGGCTCACAGTGCGGACTGTCACTGGAATAGACAAAAGGAACAGATAAAGTTGCGCCAGAATGTCGCCGTGTGTACAACTTGTTGACTGAACGACATTCATCTTTTTAGTCATATGAAGTTACATGAAACACATCACTGAGATCATATCCCGCAAGACCTGTTGTCGGACAGGGCCAAGATTTTTCCTTGGTGccgtactgtgtgtgtgtgtgttgattcaAATAGGGACACACACTTTCTAACCAGGTGTATGACAAAAATAAAGTGTGTGGATTTACGCAAAATATGTACTATTTTTTGTCCTGACCTCTGACTCTTGTTTGGAGATTGTTTCAGAGCAACATTCGTATGAGTGTAAGagtcttaaaaaaaatctctcaatAGTTTGCAAACCAAATCAGGTTGGGTCTGGAAATCATAAATCCGATCTGGATCTGTGGTTCGTCATTACAGCAAAAGTTAACCTTTGTACAATATGTagatgtctgtctatatgtgcaTGTGACATGTGGTCAGGCGCCACTTTAATCTCCTGCGTGATGGCGGGTAAGCTGATCCTCGTGGCCCCAACCGAccaaaaccacaaaaaaaaaacttgaggcTCCTCACCCTCAAATCATTCAAATCCTCTGTAACTGAAATCTGCCAACCGCTCCACTCTGGCTTTGTTATTGCAGCTTCCTCTTGCCAGTTGAAGCAGTCCTGCTACTTCAACCTTTCAACTTTGTAACCACTCTTATCCTCGCTTTCACCTTACGtttgcctttttttaaaaaaatttactCGAAATGGGATTCGAACTCGAGGAACCTACGATTAAGTCAACAAATCCACCCTACCTGTTCTTATCTTCGCCGCCTGGGTGTGCACTTCTCCTCTCAAAAATGTTGAAGTCACTTCCTTGAGTCGAACATGATCTTATACACTGCAGAATCTGCGCTGAGCCATATCCAATATGGCCGCCACGTCACGTTCCCGTTGAATGGAGCCAAAGAGGAAATGACGTCGGCTTTAACAGCTGCTCAGTTTCAACATTACTTTGAGATGCCAGAGGTAAACAAACCTCATCAGTAACTACACTATCCTGCTCCTCTTAAAAACAATTGTACATACATTTTGAAATCTTTTTATTATGACTTCTCATTAATTTTTGTCCCTTTCACTGTGACTCAGCTGGGCGGTAGCTCTGCACCCGAGCGCCTTCTATTGTTGAGCCTCCACTGACCAGAAGTCGTCACCAGCTCCGGGGATGATGTAGATGGGGCCCTGCAGGTCTTGCGGTTTCGGGAAGATGCTGTCATGGTGGATGATGATAGTTTTAATGAGTTCATTGACGTGGGCCTGGCAGGAGACCTGGTCGTGACCTTCCGGGACAGACATCAGGGTGGGGCCAAAGCAGATGGCAAGGTTGTAAGGGTCCATCATGTTTTCCTCACTGTACTGGGACAAACTGGAAGGAAAAAGAAGTCTTTTAGTGTCACCTTATATACTCATTTTATGGGGCATCCTTTTATTTTCTCTGCTGCAGGTCCTGGCCAAAAACTGGTTAGCAACCAATCACAAATGAGGCATAATATCATGTGAGATAACTCCGAATGCATGCCTGTGTCAAATTGCTGTTAATTCCTTCATCAGTGCCTCACTTGAGTTACAAGTGAGGGTATTGGAGTGTATGAGAAGAAGCAGATTTGTTTGGGAGGCTGTAAATCACCCCGGGGGCTAAAGTAGAAGCTCCTCTTTTGGCTCCACAAGACTTGTCTGTTTGTTTATTCAGTAGTCTGACATTTCAGCTGTCCATCTAGTTTCATTCGCCCTGTGATCAACTTTGTTAGGGCttttttatttcagtttttgAGACTATCTCTGTGGCTTCAAATGTCAGCTGACAAAAAGTCTGGCTTTGCAGGGAATGTAAGCCTGCAGTGCTCATCAAGACACCGAATATGATACAAGGTTATAAATCAActagaaaaagggggggggggggggcttttttcaAGAATGGAATGGTGGAAAACAAAATCCTTTAAGGGCCTCCTTCGGCCTTTTCACAGGAGGTTTACCTCATCTCAGTTATCATGGGAATTTTGGATTACAGTATTTTACCTTTAACAGTGTGTGCAGACAGAAAGCTGCTGATGTCAGGCGCAGATGCCCgagcgtcaaaaaaaaaaaaaatctgattcggAAGTATTCAAGGGAAAGAATAAAAGGTACAAAACTACCAAACtgcacttttattattattattaccattaCTGTAAAATagcaattattatttattgactGACAACTATTAATATTTTTTAGGTTCTCATATTGcatttaatgtgtgtgtgtgtcctgctACTCACTGATTGAGGAAGGCAAACAGGTATCTCATGATGATGAGTGTTTCACTCGGCAAAGATTGCAGCACTTTCTTTACGTGGACAGCACGCTCCTGAAGGCTCTCCATTGCTGGAACAGAACCGTGATGACACCCAGGAGATTAGTCACACAATAACGAGTTGGAAAAACAAAAGATTGTCGGCGGAGACGCTTACAGACACAGGAAATGAggtcatggaacacttcctttgGAAAAAGGGCATGATCCAGTCCTCTGAAGTAGAGTTTGAGGACGCTAGCAATTGAGTCCATGTCATGGTCGTTTTGGTCTCCTGCTAGTGGGTCTTCGCCTGTAACCCGGAAGATGGAGGGAAACAAAGTGATAAGATGGAGGGAAGGGAAGAAGGGATGTATATTTTCTATGAATTGCAGTCGAACCTCGCTCAAATGCATTCTTGATATCATTGACCTCCACCTGGGAGCCGGATACTCGGAAAATGCCCTCGTGCTGCAGACCTACAGGGGCATAATCAGTTACTTTTACGACATCCATTTTTCATGCTCGGGATTGGCATGCTGGATATTGGATATCTAGTTTGTTCATTCGAAGATTCCTCGGGTCAAAACAGGTCACATGACTGCAATGCAACCAATCGGTGCGCAGTAAAGGCTGCTGCTAAACCTATCGCTCGACGGAAGAATTTCCTCACCATGGCGACTGATGAAACGGATGCAGCTCTCGACCATGAGGGGAATGGCTTCACCTGCATCCTAAAATTGGAGGGAAACATTGTTTGCATCACAAACTGCACCCAACAGTGGATGACAAATAGGAAGCTTGCCAAGGACATAAAACAAAAGCAACCATGCTTGCTATTTGGAGGTCTGACTACCTCACACGTCTGCTGCACATGCATCAGAGCACACGTTTAGGAGGAAAGCGTGCCAGacgtggggaggggaggggctgcTGTTGCTAGGAGACTACACTTTTCCCCTTTGTTTCAGATTTTTCAGGAAACTAACATAGGGTATATCAGAGGGAATATTTAATTGACTAATGAGTTAATTGAATCCATTACAAAAACATCTAATGTCACTCGACACTGCAACACAGTTTATTCTCACAATTTCTCAACAAGTGTCGCAAAATATAGTAAAATTAGGTCATCGCAATTTTCTCACAAATCGGTATACTCGGTGTGACATCTGGGCTTGTTTAGGCCAAAGCCGAGAAAATGACTTATTCTGTTGTACAACCGGTGGATAAACACGTATATTGTACCTTTAAATAATTGTTCTGCTTGTTGCTAGCACAGTTAGAACACAGATCAATTTTAATAATTAAAATGTTGCTGACAATTTAAGTGAGTTACACTTGTGTGATTCACCATGGCAAACCTCATGCCACAGGGGGGCGCTCCAAACATTAGTTCCTGTTTATAACCCTCTTGTCCCTCACTACACTCAAAACCATTAGATTGTATTAATTCCATAGCAGATACACATCTGTGTGTATATGCTTCCAAACAtgttttatgtttatttatttttttaatatatttataatatatctTACGGGTGGCGACGGTGggaaaatgagttcaaaacaaAACTACGCACTCACACGACAGATAATTACCTGTTTCCGTACTGCAGAATTTCTCCGTCCACTAttcagagagcgagagagagagagagaaacagcaCTCTGTCATTAAGTCGCAAGAGTGTCTATTTATACGCGCACAACTCTGGTAACGCTCTATTTGCTCACACAGACACATATGTTGAGAATATCTTGAAAATAATAGCCCAGAGTGCCAAGAAATTAAGAAAACCCCACTGAGGCATATGTATCCAAGATAGTGTGCGTTTCTGTACTTCCTTCCTTCACCGCACGTACCTGGCAAGGCAACAGTCGGTCTTCTGACCTAAAGGGGGGAGACAGGACAAATGTGGACGTCAGAGAATAAAAGATGAATATAACAGAATAGAAGTGGGAGACACGAGAGGAAGAAGTCAGCGTACACATACAAAGGTTTCCTGCTCGCTAGCGGAAATGCAGACATTTCCTGAGGAAGACCCCCAATCGctccccccctctcccctcctCAACACATCTGCCTCCACATATGGTCACAGTCACTGTGACCTCCACATACATGTCTGAAGGACACTTACTTTCGCCTATGGTCTTCTGGATGAGGTCATGTTTGGCCTCGAGCTTGGTGATCAGGTTCCTGCCTTCAAGAAACTCCTTCAGCTTCTACACAACGCACAGTATTAGAAGTGTGTAGTTCAACTACGCGCCGAAGAGCAGCAACTGACCGTAAAGTAGAACTGTTCCGTCTCCTGTTGGTTGGCCCGTCTCTTGGCAAGGCTGGGCTTGCTGAGATAGGATTCACTGAACGTCGACTTGACAGACTCCATGCTGTTGCTGTGGTGGAAGCAATCGGACACGTCGTAGTCCTCCACCGTCACCATGTCCTGGATGGTAGACAGAGTGGCTTCCATAGTCTTCTTCACCTGATGAGCAGCAGAGAGGGGAAAAACTTAGGCATGGTATGAATTACCAAAGGGGAGAAGTAATACTAAAACATCTCTTAACCTCTTCGTTCTCTATCTTGAGTGTGGATAGTCGGGATTGAAGCTGTTGACACCTCTGGAGAAGCTCCCCTTCCAATGGCTGCTGTGCACACATGACGCCCATCTATACACACATGAGGGTTTAATTTGAAGTGGTGTGGAAGCGCATGGCATAATACTGAGATGCCGCTGATATTCCAAAATACCATGTCTCCCATGTGCGACTGGAAGTCAAAGCGAGCCGGAGGGCAGAAGACATTGTTGTAGGTCTCCATCAGCCTCTGTTTGTCTCCGTTGGGCTCCAGACTTTCAGCGGCGCCCTCCAGAGTCTCCAGACCAGTGTGTTTGGACACCTCGACGTTCTGTTCTGCTGACAAGTAGGTTCTCAAAGCACGGTGGAGGCTGGCATGGTACCCCAGGTCACAGCACTgtgcaagaaaataaaaataatccagaTCTAAGTGCTTAATCCTGCCCGTTGTTGTTTTAAAGTGTTTTCATACTCACGTCGATGATGTCAGAGAGGTCGTGGATGTAATACTTGAAGACGCAGCCGTTGGTGGCCTCCAGAGCAAGTAGGTACTCATTCCTAGCTTTGATGGCCTTCAGCTTGTTCTCCGTGTACTTGGCTTGTCTCTAAGATGACGACGGAACGAGCGGTAAAGAACAAGGACCCAAAACAGGTTGTTCTGACAACATGCGGCGTCTTGTCGCCACTCACCTTCTCCTTCATCTTTTCGATTTTTTTGACACTAGAACGGCGGATGGGTTTGTCGTCAGCTTTTATGCTAGCAAGGGTGTCTGGCGAGCGTGGGGTCTGGCGGTCGTCCTGGCGACCGGAACGCCCCATCTGTTTCTCCTCTTGCTTCTCGGCGTCTTTTAGCTTGGACTCTGCGTTGATGCTGTCTGTGTTGTACACGTGGTAAGTCTTCATCACCTGGGAACATGACATTTCCGTCACAACGTTTTTTCCCCACCCGGGAAAATGATGGGGCATTCCGCAATTGTCATAGCCACACACTCATTCCACCCGCCAGCGGTCAAACACATGAAAGTAGTACACGAAGCTTGCTCAGCCCAAGTTGGTCGACCGGCACTCCACTTTTCTGATTCAAAACTCCCAAGAGAGTCCCTGTTTTGTTTATGCGTCTGCATGTGCATGTCATTTAAACCAGATTTATTTATAACTCTTTGCAAACTATAATTGGCGGGCTGAGCTACAGCTAAACGTTGGTCGCAAAGACAAACAGACGAGCACACGTCACAATTTGGCTGGACTACGGAtcggagttggtggaggattaTGCTGAATCGCAAATAAGTTGTTAGCGGTCTCGTAGCATAGCTAACAAAAGATCACACTCAACTTTTTGATTTGTCTTACCGAATAAAGCTCGTTGAGAACCTTCATCAAGTCTTCTTGCAGCTGTACGCCGACCTCTTTGCTCTGGGTAGAcgaaaaaaataagttacaGAATCAAAAGAAAAGACTGGCAAGAGGCATTAAATCAGACTTGGATGGCCGGAAGTTGAATCCCAAGCAGTTAAAAAGGTCAGGATGAGGATGAGTGGGATAAATGTGCGTGTGGAGAGAAAGAGACAGCAAAACGATTTAGGGTTCTGGAGTGGACAAACGAGATAACACAAGGGACAAGTGAGGTTGCCCCGGCCCCGCCCTCGGGCTTTAAAGCAGTCAGCCTACAGCAATCTAAAAGTAATCAGCTATGCCTGAGCCGTCCTATCCGTCAACTATGAATCTTGACCTTTGAACTTCTTCCTCTGGCCTGTGCTTGCCCGTCTGGCTCGACAAGACCGCGCCAAAA contains the following coding sequences:
- the srgap2 gene encoding SLIT-ROBO Rho GTPase-activating protein 2 isoform X1 encodes the protein MTSPAKFRKDKEIVAEYETQVKEIRAQLVEQLKCLDQQCELRVQLLQDLQDFFRKKAEIEMDYSRNMEKLAERFLTKTRSTKDHLLKKEQSILSPVNCWNLLLLQVKRESRDHATLSDLYLNNIIPRFAQISEDSGRLFKKSKEVGVQLQEDLMKVLNELYSVMKTYHVYNTDSINAESKLKDAEKQEEKQMGRSGRQDDRQTPRSPDTLASIKADDKPIRRSSVKKIEKMKEKRQAKYTENKLKAIKARNEYLLALEATNGCVFKYYIHDLSDIIDCCDLGYHASLHRALRTYLSAEQNVEVSKHTGLETLEGAAESLEPNGDKQRLMETYNNVFCPPARFDFQSHMGDMMGVMCAQQPLEGELLQRCQQLQSRLSTLKIENEEVKKTMEATLSTIQDMVTVEDYDVSDCFHHSNSMESVKSTFSESYLSKPSLAKRRANQQETEQFYFTKLKEFLEGRNLITKLEAKHDLIQKTIGESQKTDCCLASGRRNSAVRKQDAGEAIPLMVESCIRFISRHGLQHEGIFRVSGSQVEVNDIKNAFERGEDPLAGDQNDHDMDSIASVLKLYFRGLDHALFPKEVFHDLISCVSMESLQERAVHVKKVLQSLPSETLIIMRYLFAFLNHLSQYSEENMMDPYNLAICFGPTLMSVPEGHDQVSCQAHVNELIKTIIIHHDSIFPKPQDLQGPIYIIPGAGDDFCDSPHCEPPLVQEPAPDNVSVGRNSEDGTLAVSESDPVEAIARFDYSGRTSRELSFKKGASLLLYQRASDDWWEGRHNGVDGLVPHQYIVVHDMTDGGRGSPKSDVDTRDQLEERVSTRGSAASPTGAHVADIYLANLNKMRKRPESGSIRRTFRSSDSDSPGASGGGVGGVRTASLPVGSALVKESAEKRPVSAHSILNSITRHSSLKTKVESPQLRKSTPAGRSKSFSNHRPLEPEVIAQVDHSSQDIEAAMSCALNELRELERQSSSKHTPDVVLDTLEQLKGVSGGGGGASEPSSPLHSRLLRDSEGGSSHAHPLQRSASSASDVPSSFRATKSQPRTPLPSATSPSLSSSSLSSSVPSFRELRPPATRPKPVVFPKSGGGSGSPAMGSPTSTVPPTPPPPGHSHSLPHAPPPPPSSQSNDKSCPA
- the srgap2 gene encoding SLIT-ROBO Rho GTPase-activating protein 2 isoform X4, whose translation is MTSPAKFRKDKEIVAEYETQVKEIRAQLVEQLKCLDQQCELRVQLLQDLQDFFRKKAEIEMDYSRNMEKLAERFLTKTRSTKDHLLKKEQSILSPVNCWNLLLLQVKRESRDHATLSDLYLNNIIPRFAQISEDSGRLFKKSKEVGVQLQEDLMKVLNELYSVMKTYHVYNTDSINAESKLKDAEKQEEKQMGRSGRQDDRQTPRSPDTLASIKADDKPIRRSSVKKIEKMKEKRQAKYTENKLKAIKARNEYLLALEATNGCVFKYYIHDLSDIIDCCDLGYHASLHRALRTYLSAEQNVEVSKHTGLETLEGAAESLEPNGDKQRLMETYNNVFCPPARFDFQSHMGDMMGVMCAQQPLEGELLQRCQQLQSRLSTLKIENEEVKKTMEATLSTIQDMVTVEDYDVSDCFHHSNSMESVKSTFSESYLSKPSLAKRRANQQETEQFYFTKLKEFLEGRNLITKLEAKHDLIQKTIGESQKTDCCLASGRRNSAVRKQDAGEAIPLMVESCIRFISRHGLQHEGIFRVSGSQVEVNDIKNAFERGEDPLAGDQNDHDMDSIASVLKLYFRGLDHALFPKEVFHDLISCVSMESLQERAVHVKKVLQSLPSETLIIMRYLFAFLNHLSQYSEENMMDPYNLAICFGPTLMSVPEGHDQVSCQAHVNELIKTIIIHHDSIFPKPQDLQGPIYIIPGAGDDFCDSPHCEPPLVQEPAPDNVSVGRNSEDESDPVEAIARFDYSGRTSRELSFKKGASLLLYQRASDDWWEGRHNGVDGLVPHQYIVVHDMTDGGRGSPKSDVDTRDQLEERVSTRGSAASPTGAHVADIYLANLNKMRKRPESGSIRRTFRSSDSDSPGASGGGVGGVRTASLPVGSALVKESAEKRPVSAHSILNSITRHSSLKTKVESPQLRKSTPAGRSKSFSNHRPLEPEVIAQVDHSSQDIEAAMSCALNELRELERQSSSKHTPDVVLDTLEQLKGVSGGGGGASEPSSPLHSRLLRDSEGGSSHAHPLQRSASSASDVPSSFRATKSQPRTPLPSATSPSLSSSSLSSSVPSFRELRPPATRPKPVVFPKSGGGSGSPAMGSPTSTVPPTPPPPGHSHSLPHAPPPPPSSQSNDKSCPA